agtttttttttattttcttgttttgtgacaaaaattcacgcgatttccctccccgtccctaatttgcatacgcaaattaggatttgtatttggttcggcctggctgaaggattcggccgaatcctgcttaaaaagccgaatcctggattcggtgcatccctaattgtaacacTCCTTTTGGATTATAATGattaatttatatatagaatCGCCGCTCCCCTGTTTAGACATCTACTAACTTGTTTTCCACTTTAATAACATGAGCAAGAACATTGATATCACATACTTTGTAGCAACAGAAGTGAAAGTTTTCAGGGATTATCAAGTTTTCTTCTTATGATTGCTCTGCATAATTGTTTCATTTATGGCCATGTACCAAATTATTTACAGTTCGTACCTTGTACTTATTTGGCCAATTATTCTGGATTTATGGTTGGGGATCCTTGTTTTGCTAATAAAGAGCCTTCATGCTCCACTTTGATACAACGTCTGTCACTGTGAAGCTGATATCCAAGATGATATCAGAGCTCCTCAGATACAAATCAAggaaagcaggcccggactggcaatctgtgagttctggcaaatgccagaggggctgctgtaaggtcccatagatagtcactatttagtgggctggaggaggactatttgggcctctgtgtacttggaatgccagggcctattttgactcccagtccggacctgaaggAAAGGCCATGACTGCATGCCATTTAGGATAAGGTCATACTTCTttggggggactaatctccccaaactgcttcccccaaTTTTTGGACTGCTAGAATGTAAAATCAACTGCGGCATGGCGCTcccggcgcttcgttttccgaagtttcctcgtgaggcaacttcggaaaacgtcgccgggcgactaaatctccccgaatttcccagtgtgaccttacccttagttgtgaagagtttttttctattttttgtaaaaagttCTGCTAGTCTGGCCAGTTTTGACAGGTCTTTTGGGCAATTATCTTAAGTTTCACTGAACAGACTGCATAGTGTAAAATCATGCAGACTGTAcaggttaaattttttttttagaattttttattttaatatacatatatctagTATACATGCCCTTACTACTGtacttcatttgcataatgagctagtgctcttttaaaggagatggaaatctaccaaggcagtttattgccaatagattaaccataatagtgcaagctttGACactatattctgtagaatgctttatcatacctgagtaaacggctctagaaaatctgtttgtttatgatagcagctgccatattagcttggtgtgacatcacttcctgtctgagtcacttcctgctcactcatagctctgggctcagattacagcattgATGGAGAAAAAGggagagatgagcaaactgagcatgctcaagccctagccgtggaggtttaagctgaaataaGGAAGTgtaatacagaagcccacgtgtacacaatagaaggacagaaatgctgtgtttcttttgaaagaggacgCAGCGTTAcagagagtttactggtgtatttatatagacctttctaataaagcttacttacttttagcctttccttcttctttaaaggagaaccaaaccgttaattaaaaaaaatcctacccctacccaacatagaccccctcccccccagcctaggtgttatccccagtaaatgcccctacttgtttacttacccctctgtgcagattctgtgcagcggacttcacgggcgccatcttcttctcttcggtaatcttcgggaagagatcAGTGtaatggcgcatgtgcagttggagcaatctttcggtctgcgacaactgcgcatgcgcctaaaataatggaaatggcaaagcaccggaagaagacccgaaaattaccgaagagaagaagatggcgtctgtgaactccgctgcacaggATCTGCAccgagtaaagagttaggggcatttaccggggTTAACACCAAGGCTGGGtgggagcagggagagggttctatgtagggttgggGTTTTTATAactaagggtttggttctcctttaagtcatggtGTTGGTTGGTTCCTGAAATCTCCTGAGAGCAGCCAGTGGTGTGGTAGAAACACACACAAGATGTGCTGGCACCACAAATACCACTCAGCATGAATTATTCATTATAGGTATCACAACTGTTGCTTTAAATCTATAATTAGACTTGCTGGCTAAAGATAAAGGAGTTGGCATTCTGAAACAGCTGGTAGTCTGGCTCTGGATATTGCAAGACTTTAGTATGATTTATTAAACTGCAGCATAGGAATTAAGCTTCTTTAGCTATGATTAATGTCATGCATCGACTATAGCAAATAAGAACTTCATGTCAAGCTTTTTTTCTTGCTAGAGCTGAATTTATAAAGCGTCTTCTTTTTAGGTTTCCAAAAGAACAAGCTCGCAGGCAACTTTGGATTACTGCCGTGACCCATTCTCATGCTGCTGTGGGAACGGACTGGACTCCTTCCATTCACAGCTCTCTCTGTTCCCAACACTTTCACAATATACAATTTGACCGAACCGGACAGACTGTACGGCTGCGGGACACTGCGGTGCCAACGATATTTTCAACACTCAACTACTCAAaggtcattttacattttcagcattAGTGCTCtaaataaggcttgtgctgaacatgcttTTTAAGTATTCAATAGGAAATATATACAGTTAATTGAAATTAACGTTGCTTTCCATTATGACTAACCCCACGTCGGTTCCCCCAGCTACAGCCTGAGGAGCAACTCATTATACAGTGATTTCTCAGCAGAATCCTGCGTTGTTTTGATTATGCACATAACAAAGAAGTAAAATGCGACATTCATTTTCAGTCTTTGTTCTGTTTAGTGAAAGATGTAGCAAACACATTCATAATTCTTAATCAAAACTATGTTCAGCACACTTTTGAACTTCTTTTGAGAAAGGAATTATATTTCTGCTCTGATGAATAAAATGcagaccctaaagctggccacagatgcaaagatccgattgtacgaatcaatgtatgattggactttcccatctcccgacctgccactaaccattcagatcaaagtcttaccagtcagatcaaataaagtagttgacagcaattgtacgaaagttatgtccgacaaagctagtgacagactcccactgaaaatcgtacaatcagcaatacatgcagagatattatcggcagccgacagaaattttctaacctgtccgatcgaccaaacgactgttctccgccggacgaaaaatgtcgggactctccacacacgttccgaaaatcgtacggatcctcgattcgtacgatgagatctttgcgtctaaggCCAGCTTAAAGGCACCATGAAATCTATTGTAATGAAGGTTTTTTGGGGCTTGAGTAAAATCTTGAGCCTTTTGGGTTGCTTTACACCATTCATATACCACAAATTTCAAcagacacaaagggggttatgtaataaaaggcattaactttgcccaggggcagtaactcgtagcaaccaatcagaaggtagaatttCCTGATCACATGTTGAAatccaaacatcttattggttgctatgggttactgctcttaaGCAAACCTAGCtcattatattacatatggggaaagTATTACTAAATATAAAGATTCTATTATTTGCTGGTTGCCATCATATTCACACATTTTCTGCTACAGTCATGGTAACATAGATATcgaatatatataaagatatatagatcTATAGCTATAACATTATATCTTACCTTCAATCCACCTTATCACTAATTTATTCCTTTGAACCACGTTCTATGCCCACCACCTTCTAAAGCTATGTTGCCAATGTTACATGATCCCTGTAGTTTTCTCGTGTACTTTTGGGTTGACTAGGGATTGTTTATTTTGTCTCCTATCGCTTGCTGCCATTGGGTGTGATCTAGATGCCTAGACACTGCTCTTCTCTTGGCTGCACCACTCGAGACTCAAGGCAGACAAGAAAAAACAACATCTCCTTTCACAGGTCAGTATAGTGTTTGTGCCTATTGGATGGCCGCTCTGTTAGTGGGTTGTGTGTCATTTTTGGAATTATCGCATATCCATGAAAATTAAACAACGTCAATGCatgaattaaaggagaaagaaacaaaaaaaagacacctacATCATTAGGTTTGccatcaggccccctcctgaaacgctgcATTAACTCCTTTATCCATGTGGTTTTTGTGCACCCACGTTCTGAACTTTCAGCGATGTGAACATTTTGTCACCACCATTTTCAAAATGCGCATCACTTCCGCCCTGCACTCTatctttactgcgcatgcgcctcctTCGTGACCCACACGTGGCTACAGACCCAATCGCTGCCTTCTTTTAAGCTCCCCTCCACAGGTCCTGTGCTCGCTGACAGACTTTAAATATAAAAGCAGAGCAAGTGCAGGAGCTTCAGAGCTTCGTCTAGTTTCCTAGCAATGGGGAAGCTGCATTGGCTCAATACGTCTTGGTATAGGAACAGATACTCCaatgcagaaactgtgctgcagcaTTTAttcaacacgacatgtttcgagttgTGGGCAATACCAAGAAGTATTGAGACTATACACTTTAGTAAAGACATAAAGTTGGGGACAGGATACTTAAGTTTCTCTGGCGCAAGCTGAGCCCTCATACTAAGTAAACATTGAAGCTGCATCGGCTATTGGAGCTTGTAATTAATGAGCCGGGCGCAGAGAGGCCAGCGATGACGAATGGCTGCATCATGTGACCGCATCATCATCGCTGCACAAGGAAGACAAAAGATTCTTGTGCGCATGAGCAGGGCACGGCTGGAaactattgcgcatgcgtgtgccctattcagACAGATTTCTGGACAGAAACAAAGGTATGCTTTTTCATACATGTTTAAACTTGATTGTAGCAAAAAGATTAAGGGAAAAACTAATGATTGAATGCTtgctggtaaatatatatatacttttcattGGCAACACTTAAGagcttaagtatttatttggctttccttctcctttaagcccatgAGGGTGTCTTGTTGAACTTGATCAAGTGTTGCATTGAATTTCTCCATTTTAAACCTAATTCTTACACTTTACATATCTCTTTAAGGCTTCCAAGGAAAGATGATCCCTGCAGAAATCTTTGGATAGCGAATTGCCAGAGGACTGACCCTAGTGGCAAAGGTCTTTGGGATCCTTCTTCTGACTATGTATACTTCTGTTCTAAACACTTTGAGAAAAGCTGTTTTGAAGTTGTTGGAACAAGGTAAGTAAGACTTCACTTACACTTTTTCCtatatgtataattataaaattacacacacacaccccactCCTCCATTTCAGGAATTTCATTACTTGGTTTTCTGATGGTTTGTGTGTAGAATCAAAACATCTGAATAATAAATCTGCATTTTTGATTGCTGACTTAACTTTGGAAAATCCTGCGATTGCCTTGGTTTGTCTGTGTGTGAATGGTGTTTATTGAAAGCTAGAAGAACACTATTAAATGGGATGGAGTTTAAAGCTATCATAGTGTTCATTTTATTTGTCTACTAGTGGCTACCACCGTCTTAAAGAAGATGCTGTTCCGACATTATTCCTGTCTTCTGCTAAGCTTCGGAGAGCAGCAAAgcttaaaactcaaaaaaagaaaagtgcaaaGAACACAAAAGGAAAACGGAAAAGGTAATGAAAGTTAAAAGcaggggtcttttttttttttttgtttgtttgcttttttcctttcctggatgGGTTAAATAAGAAATTTCCCTGCTTATCCTTTCTTATCAACTTACTAGAACCTGAACTATTGATTTTAAAACTCTCCATTTAAATTTAAAGTCCTCTAAGCTTTACCTTGGACTTTGTTTTTTAGGGTGCACCCTGTGTCGGTTTATGTGAATATGTTCCTTAGCGCTGTTATGGCACTACAAAGAGATGGTTAGCATTTTATAAGGAGGAAGTACCTGGAGAAGCAGGTACAGTGGCAGGCAGCAGCATTAACAGAGTCTCAACACAGACccagggtgattttttttttttttttgtttgggtagtcTTAAgctagtcttaagctggccatagacgcaaagatctgattgtatgaatcgaggattcgtacgattttcgaaccgtgtgtggagagtcccgacatttttcgtccggcggagatcggtcgtttggtcgatcggacaggttagaaaatttctgtcggctgccgataatatctctgcgtgtattgccgatcgtacgattttcagtgggagactgtcactagctttggttggacatagatatcgtacgattgctgtcaggggcagaacattgctgatctgttcttcaactaatctgactggtaagactttgatctgaatggttagtggcgggtcgggagatgggaaagtccgatcctacgatgattcgtacgatcggatctttgcatctatggccagctttagtctaatGTTATATCAACAGTTTAATCACCAGTGATGTTCCACTGGCGGGGAAACGGCTGATTCAGCCCCATGTTATAAGCATTTGGAAAAGTTGTAATTCACTTGTCTTAGCAcacagggtgttttttttttgtctaaaattcactacaatctgaaatctgtcccatacatggaCTGACTTTAGAGCTACTAACTGATGGGCCCACAGGCTGCATGGTTAAGTACTAAGTACTTTTTCACTTGACATGGACaaagcccagactattttgaaaatattcaTAGCATTCTcttatcaaaattatagaaaaaaaagttcagttcacGTTCCTGGAAACCAGGGCAAATGATTGGGTTGTTTAACACTGAATCATGTTAAttggtctactttcacataaaacacaaggtGTATGCTAACTGTGTCGTTTACAGGAAATCTTGTATCTAGAatgtataatgcagatatatttttggCCCCCATGCAAAAACATTAGCTgcttttactgcagtttcaaagtaatacaataaaatagtagAGGATGTTGAAAAAAACTTGCACTCACCCATCAACACAACATTTGTGTAGCCCAACTGATCTGCTGGCTGATCAAGAGGAAGGTGAAAGTACATTAATGGCATGTATGCTGCAGTCTAAGCTGTCATACAAATTAGGGCAGCACTCCAGTAAAAAGGAATGGCATGTATTTGCTAGGCAGCTAAGGATACAAGGCAtttaaccccttaaaggagaattcaactctaaagttaaaaaaaaaaccctaccccccctaccctacatagacccccccccttcctcccccagcctagctgctaccccgggcaaatgccctttacttacccctctgtgcagattctgtccagtggagttcacggcagccatcttcttctcttcagtaatctttggaatgagacctgcacagttggagcaattttctgttccgCGACAACTccgcatgcgctgaaactcacgaTAATTGGcaaagcaccggtctcattccgaagctTGCCGAATCAgctgaagatggcgtctgtgaactctgcTAGACAGAATCTGCAAGGAAGGCTAAGTAAAGACTTGGGGACATttgccaggggtagcagctaggctggagggggaggaagggagggggttctatatagggtagggtttttgtttttatatcttagttgggatcaagtacatgttactgttttattattgcagaaaaaaagcaaatcatttttacaattttgattatatggctaaaatggagtctatgggagactgactttccataaatcagagctttttgcataaccgatcccatacctgtatttaggattacctttagggatgggcgaatttttttgcggcaaaaaaatagacttgtatggctttgtgcgttaaaataaaaagacgcgcctcaaaaaaatttcggcgcacgacaatttttttttgacgcccatagactttaatgagcgtcAACGTCATTTCGCCAGCaacaaatttttgccgaaacgaagCGGGTCAAAGTCGCGCATCCCTAATTACCTTTTGTGGGACAGTATTCCATTCAGTTTACAACTTTTCTTTGCAGGAATCTTCCATCGCACATCAATCCAAGTCTGTCCGAGAACCCCGATCAATCTGCTGCAGAATGTTTTGATGACCGAAGGTATGATGGAGTGCCTGCACAAGACTTAGTTAACTTTCATGGACTCTGCCCTGAAAATATAGATCTTCCAACTGATACAACCCCAGCAGAAGGAGCCGTGGCCACCACAGTTGACCAGATGCACCCGGAGGGCACCCTGGAAGATATGGAGGTGTCTGCTGTTATTAATGGGCCTATCTCAGACTGTAACCTGGAATTATCCAATGTGAGAGATAAAATTGCTTCAGATATGTCAATAGACTCAATGAAAAATTCCATAGAAAGAAAAGATGAACCTTCCTGTCCTGTCTCTCCTTCAGTTTACATGATGCGCCTCCCTCAGCCTCCCGGTGCCTACATCCAAAATGAACACAGCTACCATGTGGGTAATGCCCTTCTTTGGAAGAGACGGGCTGAAGCTGCACTGGAGGCTTTGGGTAAAGTCCAAAGGCAGCTGGAGGCATGCAGACGTAGAGAGCAGCGACTGCGACTTCGCATCTCTGCGTTACAACATGAACACTTGCGAGAAAGACGCGCACAGACCGATGTTAGAGAAAAACTGAAAGAACATTTGCAGGTGTTCGAGCTGCAGCTTATCAATGACTTTGTATAAATCTCACTGAGTAGCAGCCAAGGGACGTGTAATTCATGTACAGCTTTATCATAAACATGTTCCTGCAGCAAGTCAGTCGTGTCTCttatttccttatatttttcattttactcaTTTCATTGACTTTTTAAGTTATTCTGTGTGCAAGTTATATCCGCATGTATCCTGTTTCAATTGCATATATCTCATTGTCATTTGACTTTATCCATCCGAATACAATCCCATTTATTTGAAATGAAAATACTTTAAGGCTTGAAATGAACAGTTTATTCAGTTTCGTTTTAACCATCCAGTTAATGTTTGAGTCTCCGCTTTAAACCAATTTCTCCTTCTGCAAAATCGATGTATTGTTTAAACAAGAAATGTGCCATGTTTGTAAATATGGTTTAATGTCTAGCTGATTTCTAATCATCACATTTCTGTCTATTGTATATGAAAGGGCAAGTGATCGCGTATTGTTAGGGAAGGAAGCTGGAACCATATGAGCAGTGCAAGATGGGGATTTaggtgtatataaatattacagcATTATAGGAGCCAACAAAGCAATTTTAAAAGCTTGGGCTTCATTGGCCAACCTTGGCTTATTGTGACCATGATCTTTCTTTTTTGTGTATAGCCACACATCTGACAGTGTGAGCAGCCATTTTATTTCTTTCCATAAACTGAATCATTTTTCAACATGCAACAGTTAAGCAGATCcacacataggggtaaatttatcaaagagtgaagttccgccactagagtgaaattccgcagctctcaattaatttctatgggattttgaaaggcgtatttatcaatgggtgaaagttcaccctttgataaatacgcctataaaaatcccatagaaatgaatggagagtggcggaacttcactattaacttcactctttgataaatataccctaaaaTGTATATGATCCATTTAAAATCAATCAAATCCTTTGTGACATTAAGACATACTCGATcatataaagcagtgatccccaaccagtagcttgtgagcaacatgttgctctccaaccccttggatgttgctcccagtggcctcaaagcaggtgattatttttgaattccaggcttggaggcaagttttggttgcaaaaaaaaaaacagctgtattgcctaatagagtctcctgtaggctgccagtccacataggggcttccaaatagccaatcacagcccgtcGTTGGCATCCACAGGAACTATTTaaaatgcttatgttgctccccaaaccttcttacatttgaatgtggctcacgggtgaaaaaggttggggatgcctGATATAAAGGTTCCCCTGAGATAACCTCTGTTTGGTATGTTATGTTGTCTAATGTATTGATTTGCTTAGTAGTGTGTTGTGTGAGTAATGGAATATTTcaccgttaaattaacttttagtatggtgtagagagtgatattttgagataaattgcaattggtcttgtttttattttacctttatgcAACTACAGTGGAACataaattttacatcccctgtttttaagttttcccttattttacattgttgttttgtggtcccacctatatattatgcataatacactTTCCTgtatttttcctggtcccctgaaaaacgtaaaatgggggttctactgtatctggttgctatggtctaatcTACCCTAGTAGCCAGACACTGGTTTGAAGAAGGTAACATGAACATAAATACGAGAGGGCTGGGCtagaaagataaacaataaaaagtaacattaaggggcagatttat
This sequence is a window from Xenopus laevis strain J_2021 chromosome 7S, Xenopus_laevis_v10.1, whole genome shotgun sequence. Protein-coding genes within it:
- the thap7.S gene encoding THAP domain containing 7 S homeolog isoform X1, with the translated sequence MVRSCSAANCVNRQTALSKRKGITFHRFPKEQARRQLWITAVTHSHAAVGTDWTPSIHSSLCSQHFHNIQFDRTGQTVRLRDTAVPTIFSTLNYSKMPRHCSSLGCTTRDSRQTRKNNISFHRLPRKDDPCRNLWIANCQRTDPSGKGLWDPSSDYVYFCSKHFEKSCFEVVGTSGYHRLKEDAVPTLFLSSAKLRRAAKLKTQKKKSAKNTKGKRKRNLPSHINPSLSENPDQSAAECFDDRRYDGVPAQDLVNFHGLCPENIDLPTDTTPAEGAVATTVDQMHPEGTLEDMEVSAVINGPISDCNLELSNVRDKIASDMSIDSMKNSIERKDEPSCPVSPSVYMMRLPQPPGAYIQNEHSYHVGNALLWKRRAEAALEALGKVQRQLEACRRREQRLRLRISALQHEHLRERRAQTDVREKLKEHLQVFELQLINDFV
- the thap7.S gene encoding THAP domain containing 7 S homeolog (The RefSeq protein has 2 substitutions compared to this genomic sequence) encodes the protein MVRSCSAANCVNRQTALSKRKGITFHRFPKEQARRQLWITAVTHSHAAVGTDWTPSIHSSLCSQHFHNIQFDRTGQTVRLRDTAVPTIFSTLNYSKMPRHCSSLGCTTRDSRQTRNNNISFHRLPRKDDPRRNLWIANCQRTDPSGKGLWDPSSDYVYFCSKHFEKSCFEVVGTSGYHRLKEDAVPTLFLSSAKLRRAAKLKTQKKKSAKNTKGKRKRNLPSHINPSLSENPDQSAAECFDDRRYDGVPAQDLVNFHGLCPENIDLPTDTTPAEGAVATTVDQMHPEGTLEDMEVSAVINGPISDCNLELSNVRDKIASDMSIDSMKNSIERKDEPSCPVSPSVYMMRLPQPPGAYIQNEHSYHVGNALLWKRRAEAALEALGKVQRQLEACRRREQRLRLRISALQHEHLRERRAQTDVREKLKEHLQVFELQLINDFV